A genome region from Anopheles stephensi strain Indian chromosome 2, UCI_ANSTEP_V1.0, whole genome shotgun sequence includes the following:
- the LOC118506029 gene encoding activator of 90 kDa heat shock protein ATPase homolog 1 produces the protein MAKWGEGDPRWIVEERPDATNVNNWHWTEKNATPWSKDKLKALLDGFVIADAGLECTVTKIDKLDGEATANNRKGKLIFFYEWNIVLLWKGRYNDEEVTGKVTIPNLSEENDVDEVELTVSLDSSNPAAERMKQFMYNVGRDKLRKQLDTYIRQLKADFAKGLILPKKDELNGTETAPQKSDKETVFASGFNKKKIDLQTITSATEPTKQVGGCKLDLTTIKMTEMFQCRANELFDALTREDMVTAFTRGHVKHELFKGGDFVYFGGNISGKFVEIVQNKKIVQTWRYKEWPSGHYSNVTMELEEEVDHTVLKLTQTMVPKAESEKITQNWKCYYWNSIRTAFGFGSFLG, from the exons ATGGGGCGAAGGTGATCCACGCTGGATTGTGGAGGAGCGACCGGATGCGACAAACGTCAACAATTGGCATTGGACAGAGAAAAACGCAACACCGTGGTCGAAGGATAAGCTAAAGGCCCTGCTCGACGGGTTCGTGATTGCCGACGCTGGACTGGAATGCACCGTGACAAAGATCGACAAGCTGGACGGCGAAGCCACGGCCAACAACCGGAAAGGGAAGCTCATATTCTTCTACGAGTGGAACATAGTGCTGCTGTGGAAGGGCCGGTACAACGATGAGGAGGTGACGGGCAAAGTGACCATTCCGAACCTGTCCGAGGAGAACGATGTGGACGAGGTGGAACTAACGGTGTCGTTGGACAGTTCGAATCCGGCCGCGGAGAGGATGAAGCAGTTCATGTACAACGTCGGGCGGGATAAGCTAAGGAAGCAGCTGGACACCTACATCCGCCAGCTGAAGGCCGACTTTGCCAAGGGTCTGATACTGCCGAAGAAGGACGAGCTCAACGGTACCGAGACTGCACCGCAGAAGAGTGACAAGGAAACGGTGTTCGCCAGCGGGTTTaacaagaagaagatagaTCTCCAAACCATCACCAGCGCAACCGAGCCCACGAAACAGGTCGGCGGATGCAAGCTGGACCTGACGACGATTAAAATGACCGAGATGTTCCAGTGCCGAGCGAACGAATTGTTCGATGCGCTTACGAGGGAGGACATGGTGACGGCATTCACCCGGGGCCACGTGAAGCACGAGCTGTTCAAGGGCGGAGA cTTCGTTTACTTTGGAGGCAACATTAGTGGAAAGTTTGTAGAAATTGtacaaaataagaaaattgtACAAACCTGGCGATACAAGGAGTGGCCTTCGGGGCATTATTCTAATGTTACGATGGAGCTGGAGGAAGAG GTGGACCACACAGTCCTGAAGCTGACGCAAACTATGGTTCCGAAGGCCGAGTCGGAAAAAATCACACAGAACTGGAAGTGCTACTACTGGAATAGTATTCGAACTGCTTTCGGTTTCGGGAGTTTTCTCGGCTAA